The genomic DNA TTTGCGATAAGAAAAACTTCTTAGATTTATTCGAAAACTTTACTCTCTTTAAGAAAGAGGAAGGTGTTTTAGAAAAAATAATTGCTAGAAATCATCAATTTTTAGGAGTTAATAAAGCTTTTCAGAATTATCTGAAAAGAAGAGATCTTAATGGAAAATTAGGTACTGTTTGACATACACAGGGAAGTGGAAAAAGCTTATTTATAGTGTTTTTTGCAGAAAAAATAAAGAGAAAAAGTGGAAGTAATCAATCTTTCTTATTGCTTACAGACAGAATAGATTTGGAAGAACAATTAATTAGTACTTTTTCTAGTTGTGGTTTTTTAGGAAGTAATGATAATTGCAGTAGAGTTACAAAAAAAGAAGAACTTATTTCGAAACTAAAGAACAATAATACAAGATATTTGTTCTCTCTTATTCATAAATTTGATATCAAAAAGAGAGAACAAATATTAAAGGAAATGGTAATTATTGTTGATGAAGCTCACAGAACAAATTATGGAAAGCTAGCAGATTCAATGCTTGAAATATTATCTAATTCCCATAGAATAGCTTTTACTGGAACTCCTCTTAGAGAGGAAGAAAAGACAGCTCAAAAGTTTGGAGATTATGTTTCTAAATATGACTTTGAAAGAGCACTTAAGGATAAAGTGACAGTTCAACTCTACTATGAAGACAGAACAACTTTTTTAAAAGGAGTTTTCAATCCGGAAATAGATAATTATACTAACGAAGCTTTAGGGGATATTGAAGAAAGAGAAGAACAAGAGGAAAAAGTATTAACTTCAAAAAAATATGTGAAGATTAAGGAAGCATTAATGAATAAGAATAGATTGGAAAAAATATCTAAAGATTTTGTTTCCTACTATTCAGAAAGAATGGAATTGGGTAAAGCTCTTTTCGTTTGTATAGATAGATTAATTTGCATAGTTATGAAAAACTATGCTGAAAAATTCTGACAAGAAGAAATAGAGAGACTTAATAATCTTCTTACTTCTTGTTCTGATTCAGAAAAAGAAGGAATTAGGAAAAGAATAGAGAGAATGAAGGGAACTCAAATGGCATATGTAATTAGTAATCCAAGAAATCTAAAAGATGAAAAATTGAAATATTATGGAAATATTTCAAAAGAACAGAATTTTAGTGGTGAACAAGAAATAAAAGAGAAATTTAAAGAGAAGGGTTCTTCTCTGAAAATAGCCTTTGTGTGTCAGAAATGACTCACAGGATTCGATGTTAAGTGTTTATCCTTCTTGTTTTTGGATAGACCTATCCAAAAACATTCATTAATGCAAGCAATAGCTAGACCAAATAGAAGAGATGTCGGAAAAGATAGAGGATTAATTATTGACTATATAAAGAATGCAAAAAACTTAATTAAATCTATAAAAGATTATTCTGGAGAAAATGCTCTTAAAACAATAGAGGAATTAAGACAAGAAATAATTTCTTGTCTTGAGCGAATAGAAAATTTCTTCTCAGAAAGAAATATTCCTTTTGAAGAATTATTGAGTGAAAAAGATACTCACAGAAAAAGAAATATATTGAATGAAATTAAAGAGAGAATGTGTTCTCTTCAAAATAGTGAGAAATCATCATTTAGGAAACAATTTTTAAATTTGCATAAATATTTCAGTTTTTTAGACAAAAAGCAATGTCAAGAATTTAAAGATAAATTTGAAGCAATTAAAGAAATTAGTAGATTGTTATCTCTACAGGCGGGAGAAAAAGACAATTATTTCGAGGAAATGTACCCAGAGAATCAGGGAATAATAAATAAATATGTTGAATCTGAAGATGTTAGAAAACATCTTTCAGTGGAAAATATTTTAGATTTACCAAAAATATCGGGAAATGAAAAACAAGATGAAAAGAGCAAACTCATTGAAAAAATCAATAAAGATAAGAAATTAGCTTATGAAGAAATAGAAGAAAACTTTGAGAGAAAGATGAATTCAGAGAAGAGAGAAAATTTTCAATGAAGAATTAATAAGCTCATTGAAAGTTGAAATAATCTCGTTGAGTTAGAGATTCAAGAATTAAAGGAGTTATATGAAAAATTAAAAGTTGAGAGACAAAAAATAAAGGAAGATAATGAAAGTCACTTAAAGAGCGGACTTACCATTTCTGGTAATGCAATTTTTGAAAAAGTTAAAAATTGCGATGAATTAAAGGAAATAGAAGATGAAAAACTTAAAGATGGATGTGTTTATCTTGATGAAGAGATGATGAAGACTTTTGAAGAATATAAAGATTCACAATTTAATCCTTTTAATGACAATGTAAGTACAAGTTCCGATATTAAAAGTAAAATCCGATTATCCTTGATAAAAGGAACTAATTCTTTGAAATTTGAATCAATCAAAGAAGAAAATTTTGAATTTATTTATAACTATTACGAAAAATTGTTTTCAAAAAAACCTGTTTGATGTGATCAACAATTACAGCAAATTTCTATTTAGTTAGTTTTTTCTAACTATCTAATTCCCCCCCCCTTTGAGGGTGGAAGAAAAAACTAAAACATTACAAAATGGTGGAGACTATGGGGTTCGAACCCACGACCTTCTGAGTGCAAATCAGATGCTCTACCAACTGAGCTAAATCCCCGCATGGTGGAGGTAGATGGGATCGCACCATCGACCTCTCCCTTATCAGGGGAGTGTTCTAACTACTGAACTATACCTCCGAGATTACTCCCAAATTTAATGTTATTTACTTATTAATAATCATCTAATAAGAAAGAATCATTAAATTCCAATTTCAAAAGAAATTGGTAATTATATTGATACTTTAAATCAGTCTCTCTGACTGTTTTAGCCACATTCTTTTTGAAATCTTCTAGAGAAGTTCAATTGAACTTCTCTGGATTTAAAAATATCTTAATAATATGACCTCCAGCAAGGAATTCTACTCTAGAAATTCCATCTATTCCAGTTAAAAGAGAATGCATTTTCTCTTTTCTTTCTTTTGTTTTTTCCAGCTGGAAAGGTCTGGCACCTAGTCTTCCAGCTGATAATTTATCCATTGACCTAACAATGGATAAATAAGGATTATTTATATTAGTGTCATAGTTGTGATGAAACTGGATAGTTTCAATTATGTAACTATCCAGTTTGAATTGACTAGCTAGTTTTACTCCTTCAATAACGTGATCTGAATATTGTCCAACTACTTTTCCAATATCGTGGAAGAAAGCTGCTCGCTTCGCTTCCACAGTATTTAGATTTAGTTGGTAAGCAAAGTTAGCGCTAAAGATGCTAACTTCTAGTAAGTGTTCTAGTAAGTTTTGGTGATATGAGAAGAAAAATTTAGATTTACCAACTAGATAAGTTAATTCTTCATCTATTTGA from Mycoplasma suis str. Illinois includes the following:
- a CDS encoding HDIG domain-containing metalloprotein, translating into MEFSSYFFQQLINDSDISLQEITSESLKEFFNQIIEERKEKTRELGKKILIDFLDYKEDQIDEELTYLVGKSKFFFSYHQNLLEHLLEVSIFSANFAYQLNLNTVEAKRAAFFHDIGKVVGQYSDHVIEGVKLASQFKLDSYIIETIQFHHNYDTNINNPYLSIVRSMDKLSAGRLGARPFQLEKTKERKEKMHSLLTGIDGISRVEFLAGGHIIKIFLNPEKFNWTSLEDFKKNVAKTVRETDLKYQYNYQFLLKLEFNDSFLLDDY
- a CDS encoding type I restriction endonuclease subunit R, giving the protein MSNFSEKNFVQQASLNVLEKLGWRIADPSEIYWSKSRKIPIYKKELRNSIKKLNEHKLKKLSEKQVEKVIIELIECLEKDTLREFDLQINKDKYELIKEGKSITVRGEGGAEEIIHFKFLDFENPENNSFVAVQELVIDDLEGKSNCRPDILGFLNGIPLLFIECKAHGVDLEKEAYEGNYKKYLKNIPQLFAYNAFCVLTSGDQSKIGAVKSPYDFFSDWHRLKEDDEGDTSIEVLIQGVCDKKNFLDLFENFTLFKKEEGVLEKIIARNHQFLGVNKAFQNYLKRRDLNGKLGTVWHTQGSGKSLFIVFFAEKIKRKSGSNQSFLLLTDRIDLEEQLISTFSSCGFLGSNDNCSRVTKKEELISKLKNNNTRYLFSLIHKFDIKKREQILKEMVIIVDEAHRTNYGKLADSMLEILSNSHRIAFTGTPLREEEKTAQKFGDYVSKYDFERALKDKVTVQLYYEDRTTFLKGVFNPEIDNYTNEALGDIEEREEQEEKVLTSKKYVKIKEALMNKNRLEKISKDFVSYYSERMELGKALFVCIDRLICIVMKNYAEKFWQEEIERLNNLLTSCSDSEKEGIRKRIERMKGTQMAYVISNPRNLKDEKLKYYGNISKEQNFSGEQEIKEKFKEKGSSLKIAFVCQKWLTGFDVKCLSFLFLDRPIQKHSLMQAIARPNRRDVGKDRGLIIDYIKNAKNLIKSIKDYSGENALKTIEELRQEIISCLERIENFFSERNIPFEELLSEKDTHRKRNILNEIKERMCSLQNSEKSSFRKQFLNLHKYFSFLDKKQCQEFKDKFEAIKEISRLLSLQAGEKDNYFEEMYPENQGIINKYVESEDVRKHLSVENILDLPKISGNEKQDEKSKLIEKINKDKKLAYEEIEENFERKMNSEKRENFQWRINKLIESWNNLVELEIQELKELYEKLKVERQKIKEDNESHLKSGLTISGNAIFEKVKNCDELKEIEDEKLKDGCVYLDEEMMKTFEEYKDSQFNPFNDNVSTSSDIKSKIRLSLIKGTNSLKFESIKEENFEFIYNYYEKLFSKKPVWCDQQLQQISI